AAGATTTATGAGATTTGGCTCATTTAGCCATTGTAGGGTGTAAATATTCTTAATGTCCCATTTTTTCATTTCTTCAGGCTGAATATTGTCAGTTATCTCGGGGCTTACACCTAATTTTTTGAATTCCAGACGGAAGCTGTCAAGAACGCTTAGATTCTCTCTAGAGCTTTTAAAGCTTAAGTAACAGCCGGAAAAAGGAAATTTGCCCACATAGCAGTTTGTCTGTGGTGCTTTAATATTATTTTGGCAACAGGATTGTATTTTATTTGTGGTTTGAATATTTAAATTAAACCTGTTTGCAGTCGGTGTAATAAGAGTAACAGACATTTTTTATTTCCTTTTGAAGTTATTGAGGTTTTTTGTTAAAAATTTACTGATATTTATTGAGTTATCCGGGTATAGTAAAAATGTTTTTCTTCTCTTGTATAATCCGGTTCCGTTTTGAATTTTGTTGATGTTCTTGTGTCCGGAACAGCATTTCCGATTGTTTTAAATTTATCTTTTATTATCGGGCATCCTTTCCATTTTTTATAAGCTGAAGTGTTTAATAAAATTTTTGAGGAGTTATTATTTGTTACTGCTTTTGAGTAATCTTCAATAAAATTTAATAAATGCGGTTCTGATTTAGGATATAATCTATAATCATTAAAAGATGCTTCGTATTTATCCAAGAGTATATTTTTTTCTTTGCTTTGTTCTTCTTTCATAAAATATACTCGTGCATAACCTTTAAGCTCTTTTGTAGCCTTTTCTTTTATCAAAATATACTGAACATTTGTATTTACCAGCCCGCCATAGATGACATCGTTGTTATTGTCTATTGTGGAGATGCAGCTGTCCGTGTGATTTCCTATAAATAAATCTTTACCGGGTTCTCTTTTCCACAAGCCTATTTCATATTGTTTGCCTTCGCTCTCGAATTCTTTTTTCCCCTCATAATTTAGCCATTTATCATAATTCAAGCCTTCTGATTCAAAAGATTTTTTTGTTTCCAGATTTGTTCTGCCAATATCTGTCTTATGATCAAACAGAAAATCTTTATATGTTCCTTGAAGAGTATTGCTTAGAAGCTCTATAAGATTTGCCCCTTTTTCTATCCACTGTAGGGTGTAAATATTTCTAATGTCCCATTTGTCCATTTCTTCAGTTTGAATATTGTCGGTTATATCAGGGCTTACTCCTAATTTTTTGAATTCTAAACGAAAGTTATTAATGTCCGGCTGCTTGTCTTTGTTCCCTTTAAAGCTTATACAGCAGGCCGAAAAAGGAAGTTTGCCTGCATAAGAATTTGCCTGTTGAGCTTTAATACTATTTTGGCAACAGGGTGGTATTTTATTTGTACTTTGAATATTTAGATTAAACCTGTTTATAGTGGGTTTAATAAGCAAAGTAGACATTATTCATTTCCTTTTGGAATAGGTATAGATATACAAAACAGGTGAAGAAAAAAAATTGCTATTAAAAAATAAAATTATTTTAACAATTCCTAATTATTATAATTTTTCTTTTTCGATAAATTTTTCTGTTAAACTATTGAGGTGAGACGAATTGAAAAAATGCAGAAAAAATTGAATGTTTATAGATAAAGCAAAAATTAATATTACTTCGGGTTCTGGCGGAAACGGAATGGTCGCGTGGCGAAGAGAAAAATATGTTGATAAAGGCGGTCCTGCGGGTGGAGATGGCGGAAGAGGCGGAGATGTATATATCATAGCCGATGCTAATTTATCAACTTTATTGGATTTTAAATACCAGTCAAAATTTGCAGCAGAAGAAGGTGAAAAGGGCGGGATAAAAGATCAGCACGGAAAAAACGGACAGCATCTTTATATAAAAGTCCCGTGTGGAACGCTCATAAAAGACCTTAAATCAGGGAAAATCATTGGTGATATAACTAATGACGGACAGAAAATTCTTGTTGCCCAGGGCGGAAGAGGCGGAAGAGGAAATGCAAGGTTTGCTACTTCTGTAAGAAGAGCGCCGCAGTTTTGTGAACCTGGAGAACCTTCTGTTTACAGAGAACTTGAGTTAGAACTCAAATTAATTGCTGATGTAGGGCTTTTGGGAATGCCAAATGCAGGTAAATCAACTTTAATAAGCATGATAAGTGCAGCAAAACCTAAAATTGCCGATTATCCTTTTACCACACTTGTTCCAAATCTAGGTATAATTAAAAAGCCTGATGGTGACGGACTTGTGATTGCAGATATACCCGGCTTAATCGAAGGCGCAAGTCAGGGAGTAGGGCTTGGCTTTGAATTCCTTCGTCATGTGGAAAGAACCAGACTGCTTGTACATCTTCTTGATATGACAGAAGAAGATCCTGTAAATAATTATAAAATTATCAACAAAGAACTTGAAAAATACGGCGGAAGATTAAATGAGATTCCGCAGATTATAGCTCTGAATAAAATTGATGCAGTTGAGCCTGAAAAAGTTAGTCAAATTAAAGAATATTTTGGAAGTAAAGATGTTTTTGCAATTTCTGCCGCAACAGGTGAAGGAACAAAAGATTTGGTTTATTATTTAATTAATAAAATATCAGAAATTCCGATTCCCGAATTTAATGTGGTAGTAGAAAAAGATGACTATGTAAATGATCATGACGATAGTGATTATGAAGTTATCAGTTATGGAAATTATTTTGAAGTCAAGGGCGGTAGAGTAGAAAGATTGGTTGCAATAACTGATCTGAAAATCTCAGAGGCTACTTATAGGCTTGAAAATATACTTAAGGGAATGGGAGTGTTCAAAGCACTTGAAGATGCCGGAATTAAAGATGGTAATGGTGTAAAAATAGGCGAATTTGAGTTTGAATATTATTCGGATGAAATAAAAGAGGAGAATAATTATGAAAGATAAGCAATTTTTAATGATTCCCGGTCCGACACCCGTACCGGAAACAGCACTTTTGGCTATGGCAAAGCATCCTATGGGACACAGAAGCTCGGAATTTTCCGCGGTTCTTAAAGAAGTTTTTGCTGATTTAAAATGGTTATTTCAAACGCAGGAAGATGTTTTTATTTTTACTTCAAGCGGCACAGGCGCAATGGAAGCAGCAATTTATAACCTCGTAAATCAGGGCGACAAAGTTTTAAGCCTTGTTATCGGAAATTTTGGCGAAAGATGGGCAAAAATTGCCAAAATGCGCGGTGCTGATGTGGAAATTATTGCTGCTGATTGGGGAAAAGCTATTGACCCTGCTGTTTTAAAAGCAAGACTTGATCAGGACGTAAATAAAGAAATTAAATTTGTTACTTTAACTCATAACGAAACTTCAACGGGCGTAACAAACGATCTTAAAACTTTAAACGAAATTATTCAAGAACATGGAGCAATTTCTGTTGTTGACGGAGTTACCAGTGTTGGTGCTATTCAGTTAAAAATGGACGAATGGAAAATTGACGTTGTAGTTTCAGGAAGCCAAAAAGGGTTTATGATTCCTCCCGGTCTGGCATTCCTTGCATGCAGCAAAAAAGCGTGGAAAGCTTATGAAAATTGCAAGAACCCCAGTTTCTATTTTAACTTTGGGGCTTACAAAAAATCAGCCGCAGAAAATACGACACCTTATACACCTAATGTTTCATTGATTATGGCTCTTAGAGAAACTTTGAAAATGATGAAAGAAGAAGGCTTGGAAAATATTTTCAACAGGCATGCAAAACTTGCAGCAGGTTTAAGAGCTGCCGTAAGAAGTATGGGTTTAAAATTATTTGTTGAAGATGACAGTATTGCCAGCAATGCAATTACTTCAATACTTCCGCCTGATGGAATTACTGTTCCTGATATCAGAAAAACACTGAACAAAGACTTTGATATTGTTGTTGCAAACGGTCAAAACCAGCTTCAGGATAAAATTTTCAGAATGGGACATCTTGGTTTTGTGAGCGAAAGAGATTTGATTACAGCAGTAGGCTCTCTGGAAATGGCTTTAGTTAAACTCGGTCATAAATCTCCAAAAGGAGAAGCAACCACAGCCGCAATTAAAGCTTTAGTATAAACCGGAAATTAATAATCATAAGAAAAAAGAACCTTAATTTAAGGTTCTTTTTTCTTAAAAAACATTACTTCTAAAAGTTAAAGTGCTTTTGCAAAAAACATTTTATTTTCTGATTATTTTTTTACAGCATTACCAATTATTATTAAGGAGATATCATTTGTCATCCTGAGCAAAGCGAAGGATCTGTCCATTTTGAGATTCGAGCTTTAATGCACACCTAGATAGATTCTTCGGGTTAAAACCCTCAGAATGACATACTGAAAAAATTGATTGACTAGCAATTCAAGCTATTATTGTGCTGAATTTGAATTTTTTAAATGCTGCATTAATTCAATAGGGAATAAGACAATTGTATTTGATGGTGAAGCTCCGAGTCCGTCAATTGTTTGAAGCGTTCTCAATTCCATTGCACCTTTGCTTTCGAGCATAATTTTTGCCGCTTCGGAAAGATTTACAGATGCGAGTTTATCGCCTTCCGCTTTAATTATAGTAGCTCTTTTTTCTCTTTCTGCTGATGCCTGACGGGACATAACCCTTTTTAAATCTTCCGGCATCTGAATATCAAGGATTCTTACGGAATCAACATTCATTCCCCATTCTTTAACTTTTTCTTTAAAATGTTCGTAAACTTCTTTTTGAACTCGTTCTCTCTCAGAAAGAACTTCATCGAGGCTCAATCCTCCAAGAACGTCTCTGAGTGAGTTTTGGGCATATTGAGAAATAGCAAACCTGTAATCCTGAATTTTTATTATTGATTTTTCGGCATCTTCAATCTTAAAAAATACTACGCCGTCAACTTCTATAGGCACGTTATCTCTTGTAATAACACTTTGTTTCGGGATATTTAAAGTTAAAACCCTCATGTCTAAAAATTTTGCGTAGTCAATTATAGGAATAACATAAATGATTCCAGGGCCTTTTACGGAATGAAAGCTGCCGTATCTAAGAATAACTGCTTTTTCCCATTGGGCTGTTATTCTGATACCTGAAACAAGTGTTGAAATAGTAAAAAGGATTACCAGTTCCAAAAAAACAAGAAACGCAAAAGGTATTTGGCTTACTGAAAAAATAAAGAACATTAATAGTAATGAAATAAATGCGCAAGCGACAAAGATAAAACCTCTAAGTCCTGAGCCAAGAGAAACATGCTCATAAGACGGAGAAGCAAAACTTCTTGCCATGTAACCGTCTACAGGATT
This region of bacterium genomic DNA includes:
- the obgE gene encoding GTPase ObgE: MFIDKAKINITSGSGGNGMVAWRREKYVDKGGPAGGDGGRGGDVYIIADANLSTLLDFKYQSKFAAEEGEKGGIKDQHGKNGQHLYIKVPCGTLIKDLKSGKIIGDITNDGQKILVAQGGRGGRGNARFATSVRRAPQFCEPGEPSVYRELELELKLIADVGLLGMPNAGKSTLISMISAAKPKIADYPFTTLVPNLGIIKKPDGDGLVIADIPGLIEGASQGVGLGFEFLRHVERTRLLVHLLDMTEEDPVNNYKIINKELEKYGGRLNEIPQIIALNKIDAVEPEKVSQIKEYFGSKDVFAISAATGEGTKDLVYYLINKISEIPIPEFNVVVEKDDYVNDHDDSDYEVISYGNYFEVKGGRVERLVAITDLKISEATYRLENILKGMGVFKALEDAGIKDGNGVKIGEFEFEYYSDEIKEENNYER
- a CDS encoding alanine--glyoxylate aminotransferase family protein, with the protein product MKDKQFLMIPGPTPVPETALLAMAKHPMGHRSSEFSAVLKEVFADLKWLFQTQEDVFIFTSSGTGAMEAAIYNLVNQGDKVLSLVIGNFGERWAKIAKMRGADVEIIAADWGKAIDPAVLKARLDQDVNKEIKFVTLTHNETSTGVTNDLKTLNEIIQEHGAISVVDGVTSVGAIQLKMDEWKIDVVVSGSQKGFMIPPGLAFLACSKKAWKAYENCKNPSFYFNFGAYKKSAAENTTPYTPNVSLIMALRETLKMMKEEGLENIFNRHAKLAAGLRAAVRSMGLKLFVEDDSIASNAITSILPPDGITVPDIRKTLNKDFDIVVANGQNQLQDKIFRMGHLGFVSERDLITAVGSLEMALVKLGHKSPKGEATTAAIKALV
- a CDS encoding slipin family protein, which translates into the protein MSIINPVDGYMARSFASPSYEHVSLGSGLRGFIFVACAFISLLLMFFIFSVSQIPFAFLVFLELVILFTISTLVSGIRITAQWEKAVILRYGSFHSVKGPGIIYVIPIIDYAKFLDMRVLTLNIPKQSVITRDNVPIEVDGVVFFKIEDAEKSIIKIQDYRFAISQYAQNSLRDVLGGLSLDEVLSERERVQKEVYEHFKEKVKEWGMNVDSVRILDIQMPEDLKRVMSRQASAEREKRATIIKAEGDKLASVNLSEAAKIMLESKGAMELRTLQTIDGLGASPSNTIVLFPIELMQHLKNSNSAQ